A DNA window from Brassica napus cultivar Da-Ae chromosome C1, Da-Ae, whole genome shotgun sequence contains the following coding sequences:
- the LOC125580081 gene encoding protein RALF-like 10, which translates to MKTLMICLLMISSVMIIGNVAEVSAGKGNTTRKMNSRKYLDPGVLDRCLGSNPPPECHIPDPKDKTRAPAHDYRHGCLESQHCRPN; encoded by the exons ATGAAAACTTTGATGATTTGCTTATTGATGATTAGCAGTGTTATGATAATAGGAAATGTAGCGGAGGTTTCTGCTGGTAAAggtaacactacaagaaaaatga ATAGC CGTAAGTATTTAGATCCAGGGGTGCTTGACCGTTGCTTGGGCTCTAACCCGCCACCCGAATGTCATATTCCCGATCCCAAGGACAAAACTCGTGCACCTGCTCACGACTATCGTCATGGTTGCCTCGAAAGTCAACACTGCCGTCCAAACTAA
- the LOC111201983 gene encoding uncharacterized protein LOC111201983, translating to MKGNLWLVALFLVLSLVISSYAASTQPYQFRKLLNIEASPSKSGSAGHH from the exons ATGAAGGGAAATTTGTGGCTGGTTGCTTTGTTTTTGGTTCTCTCTTTGGTGATTTCATCTTATGCAGCTTCAACTCAGCCATACCAATTCCGCAAACTTT TGAATATAGAAGCATCACCTAGTAAGTCAGGATCTGCGGGCCATCACTAA